A single window of Cryptococcus neoformans var. neoformans JEC21 chromosome 3 sequence DNA harbors:
- a CDS encoding histone deacetylase clr3, putative, with protein MAHTAAMHTGPPPAAPTNVGNSPSHTTMAMPGAAARIARTGYIYDPLMMLHCMEGYMPTAENVMDNGDGHPEDPMRIKRIFTRLAEQGLIRRMKRLDFEEVKFEQVLLVHGEEMWDKVQATELLSDQQIQDMKEYYDQLSLYVCRETAHCARLSAGGVIQACRSVCKNEVRNAFAIVRPPGHHAEPNEHMGFCFFNNVAVATREMQREGLAKKVLILDWDVHHGNGTQRAFWHDGDVLYMSLHRHEGGTFYPNSDFGSLNMVGDGEGVGKSVNIPWPGPGFGDADYIYAFQRIIMPIAYEFDPDLVIISAGFDAADGDMLGQCRVTPAAYGHMTHMLSSLAGGKLVVALEGGYNLRAISDSALAVARVLLGEIPPELGIMRASEAATEVVYQVALEQSKYWKCIDVKACEPPEVTELENGTSPVYTIPDLLKIHRAHHMFTKHQLYQIPLASQELEAAFGGQIICNENMYEVGEKGVLVVFVHDFGNLRVETDGARSTNIHLANSYLLDTSDAVVSWVKTKGYNIIDVNILKQLPTEYPEGPKMVVKQANDMESKLMKYIWDNYIELSECEKVVFIGHGTGCQAIMDLVNARDVELKVKAVVQVAGLHSLVRPNPSNKEKLSWFKQCNQIYVPAEHVVLEDEKVKRRLGDAVFTSQKAKVVDVLNDVLPRIKAFVESKVEDGLAPRAHSGLDGLYGLGGAGAGGELVVVNGHVHVG; from the exons ATGGCACACACAGCCGCCATGCACACTGGCCCGCCCCCCGCCGCCCCCACAAACGTCGGCAACTCGCCCAGCCATACAACCATGGCCATGCCAGGCGCAGCAGCACGTATCGCCCGTACCGGCTACATCTACGACCCTCTCATGATGCTGCACTGCATGGAAGGCTACATGCCCACCGCAGAAAATGTAATGGATAACGGCGACGGACACCCGGAAGATCCCATGCGGATCAAGAGGATCTTTACCAGGCTGGCGGAGCAAGGGTTGATCAggcggatgaagaggctggATTTTGAAGAGGTCAAGTTTGAGCAAGTCTTGCTGGTGCATGGCGAGGAGATGTGGGATAAAGTGCAGGCTACGGAGC TGTTGAGCGATCAGCAAATTCAAGATATGAAAGAGTACTACGATCAGCTATCCCTCTACGTCTGCCGTGAGACTGCCCACTGTGCTCGTCTTTCTGCGGGAGGTGTGATTCAAGCATGTCGATCAGTCTGCAAGAATGAAGTGCGCAACGCCTTTGCCATCGTACGTCCGCCGGGCCATCACGCAGAGCCCAACGAACATATGGGTTTCTGTTTCTTCAACAACGTTGCAGTGGCTACCAGGGAGATGCAGAGGGAAGGGTTGGCCAAAAAGGTCTTGATCTTGGATTG GGACGTCCACCATGGTAACGGTACACAAAGAGCATTCTGGCATGATGGTGATGTACTTTACATGTCATTACATAGACATGAAGGAGGAACATTCTACCCCAACAGCGATTTCGGATCTCTCAACATGGTcggtgatggtgaaggtGTCGGCAA GTCTGTCAACATCCCCTGGCCTGGACCGGGTTTCGGTGATGCCGACTATATCTATGCTTTCCAGCGGATCATCATGCCAATAGCATACGAGTTCGACCCCGATCTCGTCATCA TTTCTGCCGGATTCGATGCTGCGGACGGAGACATGCTCGGTCAATGTCGTGTCACCCCTGCAGCTTACGGACATATGACACATATGCTCAGCTCATTGGCTGGTGGCAAGCTTGTCGTCGCTCTTGAA GGTGGATACAATCTCCGAGCCATCTCCGATTCCGCCCTCGCCGTCGCCCGTGTCCTCTTGGGTGAAATCCCGCCCGAGCTGGGCATCATGCGAGCATCCGAAGCGGCTACCGAGGTGGTCTACCAGGTCGCGCTTGAACAGAGCAAGTACTGGAAGTGCATCGATGTAAAGGCTTGTGAACCGCCTGAAG TTACCGAGCTTGAGAATGGCACTTCTCCCGTGTATACAATCCCAGACCTACTGAAAATCCATCGCGCACACCACATGTTTACCAAACACCAGTTGTATCAAATACCATTGGCCAGCCAAGAATTAGAAGCTGCATTTGGCGGTCAGATCATCTGCAA TGAGAATATGTATGAAGttggagaaaagggagTGCTGGTGGTGTTTGTCCATGATTT TGGTAACCTGAGAGTGGAGACCGACGGCGCAAGGTCGACCAACATCCACCTGGCGAACAGCTACCTT ctCGATACGAGCGATGCGGTTGTCTCATGGGTTAAAACAAAAGGCTACAACATCATCGATGTCAATATCCTAAAGCAACTACCTACCGAATACCCC GAAGGCCCCAAGATGGTCGTGAAACAAGCCAACGACATGGAATCCAAATTAATGAAGTACATTTGGGATAATTACATTGAACTGTCCGAATGCGAAAAGGTCGTGTTCATAGGGCACGGTACAGGCTGTCAGGCGATCATGGATCTTGTCAATGCGAGGGATGTCGAGCTCAAGGTGAAGGCTGTGGTGCAAGTGGCCGGCTTACATTCCTTGGTCAGACCAAATCCGTCAAATAAGGAAAAGTTGAGCTGGTTCAAGCAG TGTAATCAAATCTACGTGCCTGCCGAGCATGTGGtattggaagatgaaaaggttAAGCGGAGATTAGGCGACGCGGTGTTTACATCCC AAAAAGCAAAAGTCGTCGACGTTCTCAACGATGTCCTTCCGCGAATCAAGGCCTTTGTCGAATCCAAAGTCGAAGATGGGCTTGCACCCCGCGCGCATTCGGGTCTGGATGGCTTATACGGTCTAGGaggtgctggtgctggtggAGAGCTGGTAGTTGTTAATGGACATGTACATGTGGGATGA
- a CDS encoding RNA-binding protein, putative, with the protein MAKHSAHKGKAPVTDKNNKRKRDAQDSSQGDAPVALFAAVKDTELDDIFAKSNAFSAPAPVASTSKAHLQTTSAPAAKKGKKSPSPEMEEDVRVDDQDESESSEEDEDGEDNEAELSEIDEELPDDDDEDVSDAESDSEAAKAKETKKTKKSKLGKYVPAEESVQDKNRRTAFIGNLPIDAAKSKSTLKQLRAHIMSFVPSAKIESLRFRSVAFATPTAALPTEDPEKDANQRAKREKERAAAWKAKQNADGEDAELDKAKVFIDAKGKRKVAFIKKDFHSEIDSCNAYVVFAYPHPDRAANVAPILDPFEAAAKFIASANSSTFSGRTIRVDSVRLPSSVGLAGASTSLSKRDAWLPSNTDPKKSLFVGGLDYAAKEEDVRVFFEELVKAERGANKEGSGKWVTGVRIVRDKETQLGKGFGYVHFADRESVEEILAMDAKQIKFAKRTLRVQPCKTIPTANTLQNTIKKIAAGSGGASKDKTKKAYVRPGVIPKGDPALGDKLKNLSKEERKTIKSSDADRQARRLAKKKAKMSLEKDKAKGAVKLTLTKSEREKTSASKKPKAKKGKKRAPSAVAKMKGSRE; encoded by the exons ATGGCGAAGCACTCTGCACACAAGGGCAAGGCCCCAGTCACAGACAAGAACAATAAGCGCAAGAGAGACGCACAGGATAGCAGCCAGGGGGACGCACCCGTCGCTCTCTTTGCTGCTGTCAAGGATACCGAGTTGGACGACATTTTTGCAAAGAGC AATGCCTTTTCTGCACCTGCACCTGTTGCCAGTACATCAAAAGCTCATCTCCAGACTACATCTGCTCCCGCAGCcaaaaagggcaagaagagcCCTTCACCcgaaatggaagaggacgtGCGAGTAGACGATCAGGATGAGAGCGAGAGTTccgaggaagacgaagatggagaggacaATGAGGCCGAGCTTTCCgagattgatgaagagttgccggacgacgacgacgaggatgtTTCTGATGCCGAGAGTGACAGTGAGGCggccaaggccaaggagactaaaaagacaaagaagagcaagctcGGCAAGTATGTGCCTGCTGAGGAATCGGTACAGGACAAGAACAGGAGGACTGCGTTCATTGGTAACCTTCCTATCGACGCTGCAAAGTCCAAG TCGACATTGAAACAACTCCGAGCCCACATCATGTCATTTGTCCCATCTGCCAAGATTGAATCTCTCCGATTCCGATCTGTTGCCTTTGCCACCCCTACCGCTGCGCTCCCCACTGAGGATCCTGAGAAGGACGCCAACCAGCGTGCGAAACGAGAAAAGGAGCGTGCTGCCGCTTGGAAGGCCAAGCAAAACGCTGATGGGGAGGATGCGGAGCTTGACAAGGCCAAGGTGTTTATCGATGccaagggaaagagaaaggtcGCTTTCATCAAAAAAGAC TTCCACTCTGAGATTGACTCTTGTAACGCCTATGTCGTCTTTGCTTATCCCCACCCTGACCGAGCTGCCAATGTCGCCCCGATCCTCGACCCCTTTGAGGCTGCCGCCAAGTTCATCGCGTCTGCGAACAGCAGTACCTTTTCCGGGCGTACGATCCGCGTCGACTCTGTCCGCTTACCTTCTTCTGTCGGTCTCGCCGGCGCGTCCACTTCCCTGAGCAAGCGGGACGCATGGCTGCCTAGTAACACGGATCCCAAGAAGAGTCTCTTTGTGGGCGGTTTAGACTATGCggccaaggaggaggatgtcaGGGTGTTCTTTGAAGAGTTGGTCAAGGCTGAGAGGGGTGCGAACAAGGAGGGGAGCGGAAAGTGGGTTACTGGTGTGAGGATTGTGAGAGATAAGGAGACTCAGCTCGGTAAAGGTTTCGGTTACGTTCACTTTGCT GACCGAGAAAGCGTGGAAGAGATTCTCGCAATGGACGCTAAACAAATCAAATTCGCCAAACGAACGCTTCGTGTGCAGCCATGCAAGACCATCCCTACCGCCAACACTCTTCAAAACACTATCAAAAAGATCGCTGCCGGCTCTGGCGGCGCTTCAAAGGACAAGACCAAGAAAGCTTATGTCCGACCGGGTGTCATCCCCAAGGGCGACCCTGCGCTCGGtgacaagctcaagaaCCTGTCCAAGGAGGAACGAAAGACTATCAAGAGCTCTGACGCTGATCGGCaggcgaggaggttggcgaagaagaaggccaagatgtcgttggagaaggacaaggcGAAGGGTGCGGTCAAGTTGACGTTGACAAAGagcgagagggagaagacgagCGCGTCAAAGAAGCccaaggcgaagaaggggaagaagagggcgcCGTCTGCGGTTgcaaagatgaagggttCAAGGGAGTAG
- a CDS encoding biotin-[acetyl-CoA-carboxylase] ligase, putative, translating to MPGPTPSAHQVLVYSGPGVSPLSLSHTLLTLRLLLLPHYTVQPAAPDLLALQPWEPSCALLVVPGGRDLPYVDELTHKRPVTNRIREYVQQGGRFLGICAGAYFASAEVRFDVGGGMEVAGKRDLAFFPGPSRGPVFQGFQYASESGSRAVVLNLESSKLETLNHIYYNGGGQFILPSPPPPNVQILARFQETCSDPSGQQQQQLVAAVFTQNGKGCTVLSSVHPEYPLSDPPASNAIAKLDVRPSQVEVEMSDKARLSWVEELLIKLGLTPPERLTAANRAKSSADSEHEDEDPALLLHPTHPSPIFFLSHPNLPQLPEAAVNKPELKGKMEQRDGWDVLRDANDEIRFGTTEATSPERAASEDGITQWLAQARRTQPVFPPSVEDLSIQSDSTPQPPSPPDLHALTKTILLPSPSVEYSSRWTPLFNFSTYWDELDQARKRSGRRSGVMRQGSDGQGERCSLGDCVLYGETVTSTQTMLDGNPLLLTNLPTPLVFLASFQLSGRGRGSNMWLSPPGCLQFSLLLDLPASLSSKMVFIQYIMALAVCEAIDEDGRLGVRIKWPNDIYAEVEGVGGTEIGSGKKGKAKLGGILVNTSFVGGKWRIVVGCGINILNALPTSSVSQLHALLAAKLSSTSSNKPLPPAPTMEGTFARIMSSFDAKWEQFIEEKGFKGFMDEYHGRWLHSSVFFFFFIPIDCSVSMISY from the exons ATGCCAGGCCCGACACCGTCAGCGCACCAGGTGCTCGTGTACTCGGGCCCCGGGGTGTCGCCGCTCTCCCTCTCGCACACCCTCCTcaccctccgcctcctcctgctcccCCACTACACCGTCCAGCCCGCAGCCCCAGACCTCCTCGCACTCCAGCCATGGGAACCGTCCTGCGCACTCCTCGTCGTCCCAGGCGGCAGGGACCTTCCCTACGTCGACGAGCTCACGCACAAGCGGCCCGTCACAAACAGGATCAGAGAGTATGTCCAGCAAGGCGGCCGCTTCTTGGGCATATGTGCCGGAGCGTACTTTGCCAGTGCCGAGGTGAGGTTTGATGTCGGAGGCGGTATGGAAGTTGCCGGGAAGAGAGATTTG GCCTTTTTCCCTGGGCCTAGCAGAGGACCCGTATTCCAAGGTTTTCAATATGCGTCTGAATCCGGATCCAGGGCTGTCGTCCTCAACCTCGAATCTTCCAAGCTCGAGACACTCAACCACATCTATTATAACGGCGGCGGCCAATTCATTCTCCCTTCGCCTCCCCCTCCAAACGTCCAAATCCTCGCTCGCTTCCAAGAAACTTGTTCCGACCCATCaggacaacaacaacaacaactcgTCGCCGCCGTCTTCACCCAAAACGGCAAGGGCTGCACCGTTCTCTCCTCTGTCCATCCAGAATACCCTCTCTCCGACCCTCCGGCGAGTAACGCCATTGCTAAACTGGACGTGCGGCCGTCCCaggtggaggttgagatGAGCGACAAGGCTCGTTTGTCGTGGGTCGAGGAGTTACTCATCAAGCTCGGTTTGACCCCTCCCGAACGTCTTACCGCCGCAAACCGGGCCAAATCCTCAGCCGACTCGGAGcacgaggatgaagacccggctctcctccttcaccccACTCACCCTTCAcccatctttttcttgtctCATCCCAACCTGCCGCAGTTACCCGAGGCAGCTGTGAACAAGCCAGAActcaagggcaagatggaGCAAAGAGATGGGTGGGATGTTTTGAGGGATGCGAACGATGAGATTCGTTTTGGTACGACGGAAGCTACCTCGCCTGAACGAGCAGCCTCTGAAGATGGTATCACGCAATGGCTTGCGCAAGCCCGTCGTACCCAGCCCGTGTTCCCACCTTCCGTCGAAGATCTTTCGATACAATCCGACTCTACCCCACAAcctccctctccacccGATTTGCACGCTCTCACCAaaaccatcctccttccttcgccttcagTCGAATACTCTTCCAGATGGACTCCATTGTTCAACTTTTCTACTTACTGGGATGAGCTTGATcaggcaaggaagaggagcggTAGACGTTCAGGCGTGATGCGGCAGGGATCGGATGGACAGGGCGAGCGGTGTTCATTGGGTGACTGTGTCTTGTACGGTGAAACAGTGACGAGTACTCAGACGATGCTTGACGGCAacccccttctcctcaccaATCTCCCTACACCgctcgtcttcctcgcGTCTTTCCAACTTTCCGGCCGAGGTCGAGGCTCCAACATGTGGTTATCCCCACCTGGCTGTCTCCAATTCTCACTGCTTCTCGACCTCCCCgcttccctttcatccAAAATGGTTTTCATCCAATACATCATGGCTCTTGCCGTCTGTGAAGCTAtcgatgaggatgggagaTTAGGTGTTAGAATCAAGTGGCCGAACGATATCTATGCCGAGGTTGAAGGCGTGGGTGGGACGGAGATCGGTAGTGGaaaaaagggcaaggccAAGTTGGGTGGGATCTTGGTGAACACTAGTTTTGTCGGCGGGAAATGGAGAATTGTTGTTG GATGTGGTATCAACATTCTCAACGCTCTTCCCACATCATCCGTCTCCCAACTACATGCTTTACTCGCCGCCAAACTttcttccacatcatctAATAAACCTCTTCCGCCTGCACCTACCATGGAGGGTACCTTTGCTCGCATCATGAGTTCCTTTGATGCGAAATGGGAGCAATTCatcgaggagaagggtttCAAAGGGTTCATGGATGAATACCACGGAAGGTGGTTGCATTCGTCggtttttttctttttctttatccCCATTGATTGTTCCGTTTCCATGATCTCATACTGA
- a CDS encoding biotin-[acetyl-CoA-carboxylase] ligase, putative produces the protein MPGPTPSAHQVLVYSGPGVSPLSLSHTLLTLRLLLLPHYTVQPAAPDLLALQPWEPSCALLVVPGGRDLPYVDELTHKRPVTNRIREYVQQGGRFLGICAGAYFASAEVRFDVGGGMEVAGKRDLAFFPGPSRGPVFQGFQYASESGSRAVVLNLESSKLETLNHIYYNGGGQFILPSPPPPNVQILARFQETCSDPSGQQQQQLVAAVFTQNGKGCTVLSSVHPEYPLSDPPASNAIAKLDVRPSQVEVEMSDKARLSWVEELLIKLGLTPPERLTAANRAKSSADSEHEDEDPALLLHPTHPSPIFFLSHPNLPQLPEAAVNKPELKGKMEQRDGWDVLRDANDEIRFGTTEATSPERAASEDGITQWLAQARRTQPVFPPSVEDLSIQSDSTPQPPSPPDLHALTKTILLPSPSVEYSSRWTPLFNFSTYWDELDQARKRSGRRSGVMRQGSDGQGERCSLGDCVLYGETVTSTQTMLDGNPLLLTNLPTPLVFLASFQLSGRGRGSNMWLSPPGCLQFSLLLDLPASLSSKMVFIQYIMALAVCEAIDEDGRLGVRIKWPNDIYAEVEGVGGTEIGSGKKGKAKLGGILVNTSFVGGKWRIVVGCGINILNALPTSSVSQLHALLAAKLSSTSSNKPLPPAPTMEGTFARIMSSFDAKWEQFIEEKGFKGFMDEYHGRWLHSGQDVLLTTTEPHTRVRILSITPDHGLLRCIPISDKPKASTGLTPLYNRDIDAGEDDRGSWSSSPSVPRSGAARAQTQNHSPFVDLQPDGNSFDLMSGLIKRKV, from the exons ATGCCAGGCCCGACACCGTCAGCGCACCAGGTGCTCGTGTACTCGGGCCCCGGGGTGTCGCCGCTCTCCCTCTCGCACACCCTCCTcaccctccgcctcctcctgctcccCCACTACACCGTCCAGCCCGCAGCCCCAGACCTCCTCGCACTCCAGCCATGGGAACCGTCCTGCGCACTCCTCGTCGTCCCAGGCGGCAGGGACCTTCCCTACGTCGACGAGCTCACGCACAAGCGGCCCGTCACAAACAGGATCAGAGAGTATGTCCAGCAAGGCGGCCGCTTCTTGGGCATATGTGCCGGAGCGTACTTTGCCAGTGCCGAGGTGAGGTTTGATGTCGGAGGCGGTATGGAAGTTGCCGGGAAGAGAGATTTG GCCTTTTTCCCTGGGCCTAGCAGAGGACCCGTATTCCAAGGTTTTCAATATGCGTCTGAATCCGGATCCAGGGCTGTCGTCCTCAACCTCGAATCTTCCAAGCTCGAGACACTCAACCACATCTATTATAACGGCGGCGGCCAATTCATTCTCCCTTCGCCTCCCCCTCCAAACGTCCAAATCCTCGCTCGCTTCCAAGAAACTTGTTCCGACCCATCaggacaacaacaacaacaactcgTCGCCGCCGTCTTCACCCAAAACGGCAAGGGCTGCACCGTTCTCTCCTCTGTCCATCCAGAATACCCTCTCTCCGACCCTCCGGCGAGTAACGCCATTGCTAAACTGGACGTGCGGCCGTCCCaggtggaggttgagatGAGCGACAAGGCTCGTTTGTCGTGGGTCGAGGAGTTACTCATCAAGCTCGGTTTGACCCCTCCCGAACGTCTTACCGCCGCAAACCGGGCCAAATCCTCAGCCGACTCGGAGcacgaggatgaagacccggctctcctccttcaccccACTCACCCTTCAcccatctttttcttgtctCATCCCAACCTGCCGCAGTTACCCGAGGCAGCTGTGAACAAGCCAGAActcaagggcaagatggaGCAAAGAGATGGGTGGGATGTTTTGAGGGATGCGAACGATGAGATTCGTTTTGGTACGACGGAAGCTACCTCGCCTGAACGAGCAGCCTCTGAAGATGGTATCACGCAATGGCTTGCGCAAGCCCGTCGTACCCAGCCCGTGTTCCCACCTTCCGTCGAAGATCTTTCGATACAATCCGACTCTACCCCACAAcctccctctccacccGATTTGCACGCTCTCACCAaaaccatcctccttccttcgccttcagTCGAATACTCTTCCAGATGGACTCCATTGTTCAACTTTTCTACTTACTGGGATGAGCTTGATcaggcaaggaagaggagcggTAGACGTTCAGGCGTGATGCGGCAGGGATCGGATGGACAGGGCGAGCGGTGTTCATTGGGTGACTGTGTCTTGTACGGTGAAACAGTGACGAGTACTCAGACGATGCTTGACGGCAacccccttctcctcaccaATCTCCCTACACCgctcgtcttcctcgcGTCTTTCCAACTTTCCGGCCGAGGTCGAGGCTCCAACATGTGGTTATCCCCACCTGGCTGTCTCCAATTCTCACTGCTTCTCGACCTCCCCgcttccctttcatccAAAATGGTTTTCATCCAATACATCATGGCTCTTGCCGTCTGTGAAGCTAtcgatgaggatgggagaTTAGGTGTTAGAATCAAGTGGCCGAACGATATCTATGCCGAGGTTGAAGGCGTGGGTGGGACGGAGATCGGTAGTGGaaaaaagggcaaggccAAGTTGGGTGGGATCTTGGTGAACACTAGTTTTGTCGGCGGGAAATGGAGAATTGTTGTTG GATGTGGTATCAACATTCTCAACGCTCTTCCCACATCATCCGTCTCCCAACTACATGCTTTACTCGCCGCCAAACTttcttccacatcatctAATAAACCTCTTCCGCCTGCACCTACCATGGAGGGTACCTTTGCTCGCATCATGAGTTCCTTTGATGCGAAATGGGAGCAATTCatcgaggagaagggtttCAAAGGGTTCATGGATGAATACCACGGAAGGTGGTTGCATTC AGGGCAAGACGTTCTCCTCACTACCACCGAACCCCACACTCGCGTCCGTATCCTCAGTATCACCCCAGACCACGGTCTTCTCCGCTGTATCCCCATCTCCGACAAACCTAAAGCCTCCACCGGTCTCACACCCCTGTACAACAGGGACATTGACGCCGGCGAGGATGATCGTGGTTCgtggtcttcttctccctctgtTCCTAGGTCTGGAGCTGCTCGAGCCCAAACGCAGAACCACTCACCGTTTGTCGACCTCCAGCCAGATGGGAACAGTTTTGATTTGATGAGCGGGTTGATCAAGCGGAAAGTATAA